The proteins below are encoded in one region of Aquisphaera giovannonii:
- a CDS encoding ThiF family adenylyltransferase, translated as MSSPTADPLDRYSRQVRFHALGEAGQRALMGSRVTLCGCGALGTVLANHLVRAGVGRIRIIDRDFIETHNLQRQILFDEQDVADNLPKAEAAARKLRAINSSVEVEAVVTDLDHTNVIPLVQDADLILDGTDNFETRYLINDAAVKLGKPWIYGGVIGSEGQTMTIIPGQTPCLRCVIETAPPPGMTPTCETAGVLGPAVAVIASFESVEAIKVLSGKRDAINRDLIMVDLWDWTFRQLKIASLLGKVDCPCCKHRKFEWLEGEQGSHTTTLCGRNAVQVANRRSEPLDFTEMARRLQPLGEARHNAFMLRFAAEGYEFTVFPDGRAIIKGTNDIAKARTLYAQFVGS; from the coding sequence ATGTCCTCGCCGACCGCCGACCCGCTGGATCGTTACTCACGACAGGTCCGATTCCACGCCCTCGGCGAGGCCGGCCAGCGCGCCCTGATGGGGAGCCGGGTCACGCTCTGCGGCTGCGGCGCGCTCGGCACCGTGCTCGCCAATCACCTGGTCCGGGCCGGGGTCGGCCGGATCCGGATCATCGACCGCGATTTCATCGAGACCCACAACCTCCAGAGGCAGATCCTCTTCGACGAGCAGGACGTGGCCGACAACCTGCCCAAGGCGGAGGCCGCCGCGCGGAAGCTGCGGGCCATCAACAGCTCGGTCGAGGTCGAGGCGGTCGTCACGGACCTGGACCACACCAACGTCATCCCGCTCGTCCAGGACGCCGACCTGATCCTCGACGGCACGGACAACTTCGAGACCCGCTACCTGATCAACGACGCGGCCGTGAAGCTGGGCAAACCGTGGATCTACGGCGGCGTGATCGGGAGCGAGGGCCAGACCATGACCATCATCCCGGGGCAGACCCCGTGCCTCCGCTGCGTCATCGAGACGGCGCCGCCGCCGGGCATGACCCCGACCTGCGAGACGGCCGGCGTGCTTGGCCCGGCGGTCGCGGTGATCGCCTCGTTCGAGTCGGTCGAGGCGATCAAGGTCCTCTCCGGCAAGCGGGACGCGATCAACCGCGACCTGATCATGGTGGACCTCTGGGACTGGACCTTCCGCCAGCTGAAGATCGCCAGCCTGCTCGGCAAGGTGGACTGCCCCTGCTGCAAGCACCGGAAGTTCGAGTGGCTCGAGGGCGAGCAGGGCTCGCACACCACGACGCTCTGCGGCCGGAACGCCGTCCAGGTCGCCAACCGCCGCTCGGAGCCGCTCGACTTCACGGAGATGGCACGCCGCCTCCAGCCGCTGGGCGAGGCCCGCCACAACGCGTTCATGCTCCGCTTCGCCGCCGAAGGCTACGAGTTCACCGTCTTCCCCGACGGCCGCGCGATCATCAAGGGGACCAACGACATCGCCAAGGCCCGCACGCTCTACGCCCAGTTCGTCGGGAGCTGA
- a CDS encoding aminotransferase class V-fold PLP-dependent enzyme, protein MIYLDNAATSFPKPEPVYQALDRFARTSLANPGRAGHRMAVAAERMLDEARHRLNRLFEGEAPERWILTLNCTDGLNLAIKGLVRPGDHVITTDLEHNSVSRPLRALEKAGVIRLTRVASSEGYVRAADIAAALTDATTLVAMTHASNVLGTVQPIEEVASAVRAAGALFLVDAAQSAGVVPISLKELPIDLIAFPGHKALYGPTGTGALYAGPRTDGKLRPWREGGTGGDSSSEVQPVLLPYYLEGGTPNVLGVAGLVAGLTWVEEKGPDGLRAHEVELLQEVVDWVERAEGWGVAGRWDPARHVGALSLRVPEGLTPQDIGSVLDVSFDIAVRPGLHCAPYIHRALGTFPDGTLRLSPGPFSTRQDVQHLIGALGEITASIL, encoded by the coding sequence ATGATCTACCTCGACAACGCCGCCACCAGCTTCCCCAAGCCCGAGCCCGTCTATCAGGCCCTCGACCGTTTCGCCAGGACGAGCCTGGCGAACCCCGGACGCGCCGGGCACCGCATGGCCGTCGCCGCGGAGCGGATGCTCGACGAGGCCCGCCACCGGCTGAATCGGCTCTTCGAGGGCGAGGCGCCGGAGCGATGGATCCTCACCCTCAATTGCACCGACGGCCTCAACCTCGCCATCAAGGGGCTCGTCCGGCCCGGCGATCACGTGATCACGACCGACCTGGAGCACAATTCCGTCAGCCGACCGCTGCGGGCGCTGGAGAAGGCGGGCGTCATCCGGCTGACTCGCGTCGCCTCCTCCGAGGGATACGTCCGCGCCGCGGACATCGCCGCCGCCCTCACGGACGCGACCACCCTGGTGGCCATGACCCACGCCTCGAACGTGCTGGGCACGGTCCAGCCGATCGAGGAGGTCGCGTCCGCCGTCCGCGCCGCGGGGGCACTCTTCCTCGTGGACGCGGCCCAGTCGGCGGGCGTGGTCCCGATCAGCTTGAAGGAGCTGCCGATCGACCTGATCGCCTTCCCGGGCCACAAGGCGCTCTACGGCCCGACCGGCACCGGGGCCCTCTACGCCGGCCCTCGCACCGACGGCAAGCTCCGCCCGTGGCGCGAGGGGGGGACCGGCGGCGATTCCTCGAGCGAGGTCCAGCCCGTCCTGCTGCCCTACTACCTCGAGGGCGGGACGCCCAATGTCCTGGGGGTCGCGGGCCTGGTCGCCGGCCTCACCTGGGTGGAGGAGAAAGGCCCGGACGGCCTGCGCGCCCACGAGGTTGAGCTGCTCCAGGAGGTCGTCGACTGGGTCGAACGGGCCGAGGGCTGGGGGGTCGCGGGCCGCTGGGATCCCGCCCGTCACGTTGGGGCCCTCTCCCTGCGAGTCCCGGAGGGCCTCACGCCCCAGGACATCGGGTCGGTCCTCGACGTGAGCTTCGACATCGCCGTGCGCCCGGGCCTCCACTGCGCCCCGTACATCCACCGGGCCCTGGGCACGTTCCCCGACGGCACCCTTCGCCTGAGCCCCGGCCCCTTCTCCACCCGGCAGGACGTCCAGCACCTAATCGGTGCGCTGGGCGAGATCACCGCGAGCATCCTCTGA
- a CDS encoding glycosyltransferase family 2 protein, which yields MTLPTWLVAALALINLIALPYIAFLLVTTLAAILGRRRGADAAAPIQRFLVMIPAHDEEGGIGDTVRSCLAMDYPRELFEVLVIADNCTDRTAEVARREGATVVERFDDAKRSKGFAIEYLIDRLKGSGRFDLLDALVLVDADTVVEPTLLRSFADLVRSGGRWGQCYYTVANPDASWRTQLMTYAFALFNGVTPLGLSRLGQSVGFRGNGMCLTTEGLRRVPWTSYGLVEDMEFSWKVRLAGETIAMRPEVAVRGMMLSGGGKAAEDQRQRWESGRRDIRRRMPGQILRSKHLGWADKLACLIEVTMPTMTALLAGMLVLFVADAATLTSPLPPALGPCLWAMCITIALTLSLSTVAPFLCFGLPWSYARALAYLPVYAAWKTVLALKPKPKRWVRTVREQPAGR from the coding sequence ATGACTTTGCCTACCTGGCTCGTGGCGGCCCTGGCGCTGATCAACCTCATCGCCTTGCCGTACATCGCATTCCTCCTCGTGACGACGCTGGCCGCCATCCTCGGCCGGAGGCGTGGCGCCGATGCCGCGGCGCCGATCCAGCGTTTCCTCGTGATGATCCCGGCCCACGACGAGGAGGGCGGGATCGGCGACACGGTGCGCAGTTGCCTCGCGATGGACTACCCGCGGGAGCTCTTCGAGGTCCTGGTGATCGCGGACAATTGCACGGATCGCACCGCGGAGGTCGCCCGTCGCGAGGGGGCCACGGTGGTCGAGCGGTTCGACGATGCGAAGAGGAGCAAGGGCTTCGCCATCGAGTACCTCATCGATCGCCTGAAGGGATCGGGGCGTTTCGACCTCCTCGATGCCCTCGTGCTGGTCGACGCGGATACGGTCGTCGAGCCCACGCTCCTTCGCAGCTTTGCGGACCTCGTCCGGTCCGGCGGCCGGTGGGGGCAGTGCTACTACACGGTGGCCAACCCGGACGCATCCTGGCGGACGCAGCTCATGACCTACGCCTTCGCCCTCTTCAACGGCGTGACGCCGCTGGGGCTCTCCCGGCTCGGGCAGAGCGTGGGCTTCCGCGGCAACGGGATGTGCCTGACGACCGAGGGGCTCCGCCGGGTCCCGTGGACCTCGTACGGCCTCGTGGAGGACATGGAGTTCTCCTGGAAGGTTCGCCTCGCCGGCGAGACGATCGCGATGCGCCCCGAGGTGGCGGTCCGCGGCATGATGCTCAGCGGCGGGGGCAAGGCCGCGGAGGACCAGCGGCAGCGCTGGGAATCCGGCCGGAGGGACATCAGGCGGAGGATGCCCGGCCAGATCCTCCGCTCGAAGCATCTCGGGTGGGCCGACAAGCTCGCGTGCCTCATCGAGGTCACCATGCCCACGATGACCGCCCTCCTGGCGGGCATGCTTGTCCTCTTCGTCGCCGACGCGGCGACGCTGACGTCGCCCCTCCCCCCCGCGCTCGGTCCCTGCCTGTGGGCCATGTGCATCACGATCGCCCTCACGCTCTCGCTCTCGACCGTGGCGCCTTTCCTCTGCTTCGGGCTGCCCTGGTCGTACGCCAGGGCGCTCGCCTACCTCCCCGTCTATGCGGCCTGGAAGACCGTCCTGGCCCTCAAGCCGAAGCCGAAGCGGTGGGTGCGGACGGTCCGCGAACAGCCGGCCGGGCGATGA
- the gap gene encoding type I glyceraldehyde-3-phosphate dehydrogenase, whose product MAVRVGINGFGRIGRLVFRVLAAHPSEYEVVAINDLADPKHLAVLLKYDSVHKRFNGTVEAGEKALIVNGKTIPILTERDPANLPWKNLGCQVALESTGFFTSREKLQKHIDAGAEKVILSAPAKDKLDATLVMGVNDHILDKSMRIVSNASCTTNCLAPMAKVLNDTFGIEKGLMTTIHAYTNDQRVADQIHEDVYRSRAAAVNVIPTKTGAAKAVGEVIPELNGRLTGFAVRVPVPDGSMTDLTAVLKKPASKDEVNAAIKAAAAGPLKGIIEYNTDPVVSSDIVGNPHSCIFVPDQTLVIENLVKVIAWYDNEWGYSCRTAELISKLGAL is encoded by the coding sequence ATGGCAGTCCGCGTTGGTATCAATGGGTTTGGCCGAATTGGTCGTCTTGTCTTCCGCGTCCTGGCCGCGCACCCCTCGGAGTATGAGGTGGTCGCCATCAATGATCTCGCGGACCCCAAGCACCTGGCGGTCCTGCTGAAGTACGATAGCGTGCACAAGAGGTTCAACGGCACCGTCGAGGCGGGCGAGAAGGCCCTGATCGTCAACGGGAAGACGATCCCGATCCTCACCGAGCGCGACCCCGCGAACCTGCCCTGGAAGAACCTCGGCTGCCAGGTCGCCCTGGAGTCCACCGGCTTCTTCACGAGCCGCGAGAAGCTGCAGAAGCACATCGACGCCGGCGCCGAGAAGGTCATCCTCAGCGCCCCGGCCAAGGACAAGCTGGACGCCACGCTCGTGATGGGCGTCAACGATCACATCCTCGACAAGTCGATGAGGATCGTCTCCAACGCGTCCTGCACCACGAACTGCCTGGCCCCGATGGCGAAGGTCCTGAATGACACCTTCGGGATCGAGAAGGGCCTCATGACGACGATCCACGCCTACACCAACGACCAGCGCGTGGCCGACCAGATCCACGAGGACGTCTACCGCTCGCGGGCGGCAGCCGTGAACGTGATCCCGACCAAGACCGGCGCCGCCAAGGCCGTCGGCGAGGTCATCCCCGAGCTCAACGGGAGGCTCACCGGCTTCGCCGTGCGCGTCCCGGTGCCGGACGGGTCGATGACCGACCTCACCGCCGTGCTCAAGAAGCCCGCCAGCAAGGACGAGGTCAACGCGGCGATCAAGGCCGCCGCCGCCGGCCCGCTCAAGGGCATCATCGAGTACAATACCGACCCCGTCGTCTCCAGCGACATCGTCGGCAACCCCCATTCCTGCATCTTCGTGCCCGACCAGACTCTCGTCATCGAGAACCTGGTCAAGGTCATCGCCTGGTACGACAACGAGTGGGGCTACTCCTGCCGCACGGCCGAGCTGATCTCCAAGCTGGGCGCCCTCTGA
- a CDS encoding phosphoglycerate kinase, with protein MSKQTVRDLDVKGKKVLVRVDFNVPQAKDGEVADDRRIRAALPTLNDILGRGGSLILVSHLGRPTGDPAKDEPFRLNKVAEKLSELIGKPVKKVNDTVGPEAEAAAKQLAPGGILVLENVRFNKGEKKGDVEFAKKLAGLADAYVNDAFGTCHRDEASMVAVPEQFPTGHRAIGFLVEKELQILDTLLANPKSPYVAVMGGAKVSDKILVIENLLKKVDKLLVGGAMTYTFLRAQGHSVGNSRVEADKLDVAKHVLELAGPKLVLPVDHLIADKPAAGAETKVVDGPTIPEGWFGMDIGPKTIELYSQVIKDAGTVVWNGPMGMFEVEAFAKGTKAVAQAMADSSAVTAVGGGESAEAVEKFGLAEKVSHVSTGGGAFLESLEGKSFNSLKVIPERG; from the coding sequence ATGTCCAAGCAGACCGTCCGCGATCTCGACGTGAAGGGTAAGAAAGTCCTGGTCCGCGTCGATTTCAACGTCCCCCAGGCCAAGGACGGCGAGGTCGCCGACGACCGCCGCATCCGCGCCGCGCTGCCGACGCTCAACGACATCCTCGGCCGCGGCGGAAGCCTGATCCTCGTCAGCCACCTCGGCCGGCCGACTGGCGACCCCGCGAAGGACGAGCCGTTCCGCCTGAACAAGGTGGCGGAGAAGCTCTCCGAGCTGATCGGCAAGCCCGTCAAGAAGGTGAACGACACGGTCGGCCCCGAGGCCGAGGCCGCCGCCAAGCAGCTCGCCCCGGGCGGGATCCTCGTCCTCGAGAACGTCCGCTTCAACAAGGGGGAGAAGAAGGGCGACGTCGAGTTCGCCAAGAAGCTGGCCGGCCTCGCGGACGCCTACGTGAACGATGCCTTCGGCACCTGCCACCGCGACGAGGCCTCCATGGTCGCCGTCCCGGAGCAGTTCCCGACGGGCCACCGCGCCATCGGCTTCCTCGTCGAGAAGGAGCTGCAGATCCTCGACACCCTCCTCGCCAATCCGAAGAGCCCTTACGTGGCCGTGATGGGCGGGGCCAAGGTGTCCGACAAGATCCTCGTCATCGAGAACCTCCTCAAGAAGGTGGACAAGCTGCTCGTCGGCGGCGCGATGACGTACACCTTCCTAAGGGCGCAGGGCCATTCGGTCGGCAATAGCAGGGTGGAGGCGGACAAGCTGGATGTCGCCAAGCACGTCCTGGAGCTCGCCGGCCCCAAGCTCGTCCTCCCGGTCGATCACCTGATCGCCGACAAGCCGGCCGCCGGCGCCGAGACCAAGGTCGTGGACGGGCCGACGATCCCCGAAGGCTGGTTCGGCATGGACATCGGCCCCAAGACGATCGAGCTCTACTCACAGGTCATCAAGGACGCCGGCACCGTCGTCTGGAACGGCCCCATGGGCATGTTCGAGGTCGAGGCCTTCGCCAAGGGCACGAAGGCCGTCGCTCAGGCGATGGCGGACTCCTCGGCAGTGACGGCGGTCGGCGGCGGCGAATCCGCGGAGGCCGTGGAGAAGTTCGGGCTGGCCGAGAAGGTGAGCCACGTCTCCACGGGCGGCGGCGCCTTCCTCGAGTCCCTGGAGGGGAAGAGCTTCAACTCGCTGAAGGTGATCCCGGAGCGCGGCTGA
- a CDS encoding exonuclease domain-containing protein, protein MELDGWPHAYIAFDLETTGLFARIDRVVEIAAVRFGEGGEELGRFERLVHPGRRMSPAAQAVHCISDDDLADAPPAREVLPDFLAFLGDEGSCSLIAHNASFDAGFLGAELRRAGLELPLHRVFDTLALARRRRPDLPRHRLEDLSRAYGIARARAHRALDDALCVKDLWVHLRGHADPDGVLVSYPIHCADEAQAAPHGWDLLSYAMESRAVIHIEYDGGTKGRGPRRITPRRFIHKGGEAYVLALCQKDGFEKAFRLDRIVRCELVAEPAVPVVDGRSIGR, encoded by the coding sequence ATGGAGCTTGACGGCTGGCCTCACGCCTACATCGCCTTCGACCTCGAGACGACCGGCCTGTTCGCCAGGATCGATCGGGTCGTGGAGATCGCGGCGGTGCGGTTCGGGGAGGGGGGGGAGGAGCTCGGCCGTTTCGAGCGCCTCGTCCATCCGGGCCGTCGCATGTCCCCGGCAGCCCAGGCGGTCCACTGCATCTCCGACGACGACCTCGCGGACGCGCCCCCGGCGCGCGAGGTCCTGCCCGACTTCCTCGCCTTCCTGGGCGACGAGGGGTCGTGCTCGCTGATCGCGCACAATGCCAGCTTCGACGCCGGCTTCCTGGGCGCCGAGCTCAGGCGGGCGGGCCTCGAGCTGCCGCTGCATCGGGTCTTCGACACGCTCGCCCTGGCGAGGCGGAGGCGGCCCGACCTGCCCCGGCACCGGCTCGAGGACCTCTCGCGGGCCTACGGGATCGCCCGCGCCCGGGCGCATCGCGCGCTCGACGATGCGCTCTGCGTGAAGGACCTCTGGGTCCACCTCCGGGGGCACGCCGACCCGGACGGGGTCCTCGTCTCCTACCCCATCCATTGCGCCGACGAGGCGCAGGCCGCGCCCCACGGCTGGGACCTGCTTTCCTACGCCATGGAGTCGCGAGCGGTGATTCACATCGAGTATGATGGCGGGACCAAGGGCCGCGGCCCTCGCCGGATCACGCCCCGACGGTTCATCCACAAGGGGGGAGAGGCCTACGTCCTCGCCCTCTGCCAGAAGGACGGCTTCGAAAAGGCCTTCCGCCTCGACCGCATCGTCCGCTGCGAGCTCGTCGCCGAGCCCGCCGTCCCGGTTGTTGATGGGCGATCGATCGGTCGATAG